The genome window TTGCTTCTACCAGTAAAATGTCCCGTATGAAGCGGGACATTTTATATTGCTCGTGAAGTGAATTACCGACCTTGGGCCTGCGCTCTGTTTATGTTTGAGTCTGCAGTCTCAGCTCTGCGACAAGAAATCAATTTCCTTGATAATATCGAGCAGCGCCTGGGCTTTGCGGGTCTCGTCGGGGATGGCGACGGCCGCTTCGTGTGCTGGGGCGATTAGCGAGGTGTCGTCAGTTGAGCGCAGCAATAGGAGGTAGGTGTCGAACTTTTCCTCGGGCGAGACGTTGAGCTTGTTGACCAGTGGTCGAAGTTCATTTAGAGCATTTTGCTTGATATCATCAAGTGACATATCGGTCGGCGTGGTATATGGCCGACTAGTGTTATCGGTAGTTGGCCGTGGTGCTGGTGCGGCCGACCCGGGTGCGACGCCGGTCTGTGGCTTGGTCGGGCGACTGGTCGTGTCGGCGTCCTGGGCGCCGGTTTCTTCAAATCGTAGATTGTCATCATTGCCACCAGAGACGCCCGCTAGCACGTTGGCTAGATCTCGATCGCTGTTGACTTGTCCGCTGTCTTGAATTGTCATACCCCACCTCTTTTCACATTACGGTTACGCTTGCTTCCTATGTTATACTGTAACACAGGAAAAGGAGGAATTTCAAGATGCTTGACGATAAAAATCTTTTAGCGCAGCGCGATCCGGGCAGTACACGAACGAGTGCGGTGGCGGTAACGATGCAGACGGACTTTGCGGCTGAAGTGGAGTCACCGGCGACCCCTAGTGAGGTGGCTAATGTGGTGCTGGCGGGTATGGGCGGTTCGGCGCTGGCGGCAGATATGGTCAAGGTGCTGACGGCGGATCGGATTATGGTGCCGCTTGAGGTAGTGAAAGGCTACCAGTTGCCGAATTTTGTGAACGAAAAAACACTAGTTATTGCTATCAGCCACTCGGGCAACACCGAGGAGACGATGAGCTGTTACCAGCAGGCTCGTGAGCATGGCTGCCAGTTGGCGGTGATGGCGACGGGCGGGAAATTGTTTATGGCGGCCGAGGCCGATAATCTGCCGCGGGTGCGCGTCCCGTCGGGCGGCCAGCCGCGGATGTCAACGATTTATCATTTGCGTGGGCTGCTGAAGCTGCTCAGTCAGTTTGAGGTGATTGACGATAGTCTGTACCACGCGGTCGCAACCAGTGGTGTGTGGCTGAAAGATCAGCTGAGCCAGTGGGCCGAGGATGTACCGACGGCGGATAATTATGCCAAGCAACTGGCGCTTAAGCTCGTTGGTTCGACCCAGGTGTTTTATGCGGGCGAGCTGACATGGCCGCTGGCGTATAAGTGGAAGATTAGCTTTAACGAGTCAGCGAAAAACGTGGCGTTTTGGAATCAATATCCGGAGTTCAGCCACAATGAATTCATCGGCTGGTCATCACATCCGGTCGATAAACCATATAAGGTCGTGGATTTTCGGAGCAGCCTTGAGCGTCCGCGAATTCGGGAGCGGATGGAGCTGACCGATCGGTTGCTGTCGGGTATGCGCCCGAAGGCCGAAGTAGTCGAGCTACAGGGCAAGACGCTGCTCGAGCAGCTGCTGTGGGGGCTGGCGCTGGGCGAGATTGTCAGTATCTATGCGGGCATTCTCAACGGTGTTAATCCAGAGCCAGTGGCGCTGGTGGAGCAGCTAAAGAGAGAATTGTCGTAGGCTCATTTGAGCCGGAGAATAAAAAGCGGCGCCCGGGGAGTGGGGCGTCGCTTTTATTTTAGAGCCCATTGAAGGTCGTGGCGGATTTGTGTGAATCAGTGGCGCAAGCTCTCGATCGGGTCTTTGCCGGCAGCGCGGCTGGCTGGATAGATGCCAAAGAGCATACCGATGATCAGCGCTCCGCCGATGGTCAGGGCGGCTGCTTGCCACTCGAGAACCGGGGTGAATGGTAGGTACATGCCGAGGAGGAACGACGCGCCGAGGCCGATAACGTAGCCAAGAATACCGCCAAATAGGCCGATGATGGCTGATTCGATGAGGAATTGGGCGACGATGGTGCGGTTGGTGGCGCCAACGGCTTTGCGGATACCGACTTCGCGCTGGCGTTCGGCGACCGAAACCAGCATGATGTTAGTGATGCCGATGCCGCCGACCAGTAGCGAGATGCCGGCGATAACCGCCATGGCTGTTGAGAGCGCGTTCACTAGGTGTGAATTTGGTGCGGTGATGGCTTGGCCGACCAAGGTGTGGTAGTCGGTATCGCCCTGATGCTGCTGGGCAAGAACTTTTTTGGCTGCATCAATTTTGGCTTGCAACGCCGTACCGTTGTCGGCAGTGATGAGGATTTGCTGGATTTGGGCGGTGTTTTGGGTGAACTTTTTGCTGACGGCCAGCGGCAGGATGATAGAGCGATTAAAATCAACACCGAGGTAACTAGGCGCAGTTTCCGGCTCGTCGAGGACGCCGACCACCGTGAGCGTCTCGCCGCGGAGCTTGAGGACGCTGCCGAGGGATTTTTCGGTGCCGAATAGGTCAATTGACAGCTGTTTACCGATCACGACGCCGTTGGCCTCGTCGATGAATTGTCCTTCGCGCAACTTGAGGCTGGCGAGTTTGGCCAGTTCGCCCGAGCTGCCGATAACGGTGGTGCGCTCTAGCTTCGTCTTGCCGTCCGGTGTTGATATATTCGTGCGAAACGTTGCCAGTGGTGCGGCGCTGTTGTCGGTCGCCTTGGCAATTTCTCGGGCGTCCTGTTCGGTCAGTGTGTTCACCATCTGGGCGGCGTGTCCGGAGCTGAGTGACAGCAATGAATCCGGCCGCGCCTCGCTGCCAGACCGGATTAGTGCGGTGGTGTCAGAGATCTTGGCGGATTGATCACCAAATAGGCGGCTCGTGCCGGTCAGCAGCGACAAGATAATAGTAATGCTGGCGATGCCGACCATGATGCCAAAAATCGATAGGTAGGTGCGGACTTTATTTGACTTGAGCGATTCAGTCGCGTTCTCGAAGTGATTATTGAGGAGCATTTTCATGACTTTTTCGTAGCTTTCCGTTCTTTTTTGACTGGTTTCTTGGTTGATTTGGCGGCATCGGTTTTTGCGTCGTCGGCTTTATCGGACTTAGGGGCGGGTTTCTTTTCGGTCGACGGAGCAGCGGTTTTTGCGGCGTCAGAATCTATTGATTTTTTACTATGATCGCTGTCAGCTTTAACAGTCTTTGTGGTTGCTTTGGCTGAAGCAGCGCCAAGCGGCCGCTTTGGTGGGAGATCATCCGGCGATTTCACTGGATCAGCTGGCTTGTTGGGAGTAGCAGATGGGGCTGCCTTCTCGGTCGTTGGTTTTTCAGGAGTGGTTTTGGTTGGCTCGGCTTTCTCTACTTTCTCGCCCTTTTCCTCTGACTCGTCTTTTGTGTCTTTGGCGGCTACTGTGTGCGTCGGCGTTGAACTCACCGGAGTTGCTGGTTGGTCATCGCCGCCCAGCTTTTGCTTAAAGATCTTCTTGATGTGGTGCGTATCGGTATCAATGCGCCCATCGAGCATAGAAATCACCCGGCTGGCATAGGACAGCAGCTCTGGATTGTGCGTCACCATGATAATCGTATTGCCTCGGCGGTGAATGTCGGACAGCTCCTCCATGATGATGTGGCTGGACTTGGAATCGAGGTTGCCGGTCGGCTCGTCGGCCAGGATGATTGATGGGCTGTTGACCAGTGCTCGGGCGATTGCCACGCGCTGAACCTGACCGCCAGATAGCTGATGCGGCAGATAATACTCGCGCTCGCCCAGATGGAAGTTGCGCAAGATTCGGCTGGCTTCCTGGAGGCGCTTGGTCTTGCTGATGCCTTTATAGGTGAGCGGCAGGGCAACATTATCGATCACCGTCAGGCGTGGGATGAGATTGAAATGTTGAAAAATAAAGCCAATATCGCGCGAACGAATCGTGGCGTGATGGGTTGCCGTCAGATCCTCGACTGGTTTATTGTCAAGGTAATACTCGCCCTCTGACGGGTGGTCGAGCAGCCCGAGGATGTTAAGCAGGGTCGTCTTGCCGCAGCCGGACGGGCCGACGATGGCGATAAATTCACCCTTTTTGACCTCGAGATTGACATTGTCCAGCGCCACCTGCTCGGCGTCACCAAAGCCAAATCGTTTGGTTACATTAGTAAGTTTAATTCGCGTTGAAGGATCGTTCATCATTGCCTTTATTATAGACAAAAAGCCGCTCCGGTTGCAACCGCTAGCGGACTTTCTGTTATAATATGCATCACGGAAGGATGCAGGAGTGGTTGAACTGGCACGCCTGGAAAGTGTGTAGGCTCTTCACGGGGCCTCCGGGGTTCGAATCCCCGTCCTTCCGCCAAGAGATATTTGAGAGGGCATTATGGAAATATACGAACATCATACAGAAAAGCGTATAGAAACAAGAGAACATTATACGTACTTAATCAATATTTTGATAGGCGCATATAATGCTGGTAAGCTACCAGAGATAAAAGATATTATTATCGAACCTGAATATGGGTATGTGGCGTCAATTAAGTATAATTCTGGAGAACACAGAGTTTTATATGGACATGATCCTGGGTTTAATTCAGGAAGCGCAGAGTAATTAGCTAATGATAAGGGGTATACAAAGTTTTTGCTTAGAGAAAATGGCATAGATTGTGCAAGAGGTTCTGAATTTCTTTTACCTTGGTGGGCGGATATGCTGCGTCAATCAGACCGTCAGCAGTTTAATCACTCTATGCGTGACACAAAAGAAGCCCTTGGCTATATTGATGAATCTTTAGGATTTCCTGTCTATATTAAACCTAGCAGAGGTTCTCAAGGAGTTGGTGTAGCTAGAGTTGAAACCGCTGAAGAACTTGATAAGCTTCTTAACCAGTGTAACGAGGAGCGCGTTAAAGTAGCTGTCATTGAAGAAGAATTAAAAATGCCTGACTATCGCATATTGGTTTTTGATGATGAGGTAGTTAATGCCTATGAGAGACGACCTTTTTCTGTTAAGGGTGATGGAGTAAGTAATTTAGAACAGCTAATTGATTTGAAACATAAGACCTTGGTAGATTCTGGTAGAGATATACATTTTGAAAGGCAGCTACCTATAATTATGAATAAATTGGGGAAAATGGGTCTGTCTATGACCGATATTATACCGAAAGGCACAGATGTTCGTTTGATGGATATATCAAATTTA of Candidatus Nanosynbacter lyticus contains these proteins:
- a CDS encoding bifunctional phosphoglucose/phosphomannose isomerase, coding for MLDDKNLLAQRDPGSTRTSAVAVTMQTDFAAEVESPATPSEVANVVLAGMGGSALAADMVKVLTADRIMVPLEVVKGYQLPNFVNEKTLVIAISHSGNTEETMSCYQQAREHGCQLAVMATGGKLFMAAEADNLPRVRVPSGGQPRMSTIYHLRGLLKLLSQFEVIDDSLYHAVATSGVWLKDQLSQWAEDVPTADNYAKQLALKLVGSTQVFYAGELTWPLAYKWKISFNESAKNVAFWNQYPEFSHNEFIGWSSHPVDKPYKVVDFRSSLERPRIRERMELTDRLLSGMRPKAEVVELQGKTLLEQLLWGLALGEIVSIYAGILNGVNPEPVALVEQLKRELS
- a CDS encoding ABC transporter permease codes for the protein MKMLLNNHFENATESLKSNKVRTYLSIFGIMVGIASITIILSLLTGTSRLFGDQSAKISDTTALIRSGSEARPDSLLSLSSGHAAQMVNTLTEQDAREIAKATDNSAAPLATFRTNISTPDGKTKLERTTVIGSSGELAKLASLKLREGQFIDEANGVVIGKQLSIDLFGTEKSLGSVLKLRGETLTVVGVLDEPETAPSYLGVDFNRSIILPLAVSKKFTQNTAQIQQILITADNGTALQAKIDAAKKVLAQQHQGDTDYHTLVGQAITAPNSHLVNALSTAMAVIAGISLLVGGIGITNIMLVSVAERQREVGIRKAVGATNRTIVAQFLIESAIIGLFGGILGYVIGLGASFLLGMYLPFTPVLEWQAAALTIGGALIIGMLFGIYPASRAAGKDPIESLRH
- a CDS encoding ABC transporter ATP-binding protein; its protein translation is MMNDPSTRIKLTNVTKRFGFGDAEQVALDNVNLEVKKGEFIAIVGPSGCGKTTLLNILGLLDHPSEGEYYLDNKPVEDLTATHHATIRSRDIGFIFQHFNLIPRLTVIDNVALPLTYKGISKTKRLQEASRILRNFHLGEREYYLPHQLSGGQVQRVAIARALVNSPSIILADEPTGNLDSKSSHIIMEELSDIHRRGNTIIMVTHNPELLSYASRVISMLDGRIDTDTHHIKKIFKQKLGGDDQPATPVSSTPTHTVAAKDTKDESEEKGEKVEKAEPTKTTPEKPTTEKAAPSATPNKPADPVKSPDDLPPKRPLGAASAKATTKTVKADSDHSKKSIDSDAAKTAAPSTEKKPAPKSDKADDAKTDAAKSTKKPVKKERKATKKS